TGCCCGCCTTTGCAGGCAGGACGGCATGCAGGCCGTCTGAAAACACGGCTGCGGCGCGGCTCAATCCCGTTTTTCTGTTTTCAGACGGCCTCAAAGCCAGCCTGAACGCGCAGCTTTAACGAAGCTGAAACCACCGGTTTCTTTACCAATCCGACCCGTTAAGGAGAACACGCAATGTCCCAAGGCTTTGTAACGGCGGCATATATCGTTGCCGCCATCCTCTTCATCTTCTCGCTGGCAGGGCTTTCCAAGCAGGAAACCGCCAAGCAGGGCTGCTATGCCGGCATCGCCGGTATGGCTGTCGCCCTGTTTGTAACCGTGTTTGCCGAGCAGACGCAGGCCGTCGGCTGGATCATCATCGCCATGCTGGCGGGCGGCGCAATCGGCATTTACAAGGCCAAAAAGGTGGAAATGACCGAAATGCCCGAGCTGATCGCCCTCTTGCACAGCTTCGTCGGCCTGGCCGCCGTGCTGGTGGGCTACAACAGCTACATCGAGCCGGGCAGCGTGCCGCACGATATGGAAACCATCCACCTGGTCGAAGTGTTCCTCGGCATCTTTATCGGCGCGGTTACCTTCACCGGCTCGCTGGTGGCCTTCGGCAAACTCAACGGCAAAATCAGCAGCGCGCCGCTGCAATTGCCGCACAAACACAAATGGAACCTGGCCGCACTCTTGGTGTCGTTCGTCCTGCTGCTGGTGTTCGTGTCCGCAGGCGGCAGCGGCTTCGCCCTGCTGCTGATGACGGCAATCGCCTTCGCCTTCGGCTGGCATCTGGTCGCCTCCATCGGCGGCGCGGACATGCCGGTGGTTGTCTCCATGCTCAATTCCTACTCCGGCTGGGCGGCGGCGGCGGCGGGCTTTATGCTTTCCAATGATTTGCTGATCGTAACCGGCGCGCTGGTCGGCAGCAGCGGCGCGATTCTGTCCTACATCATGTGCAAGGCGATGAACCGCTCCTTTGTTTCCGTGATTGCCGGCGGCTTCGGCACCGACGGCGCGGCCGCCGCTGCGGGCAGTGAGGAAGTGGGCGAATACCGCGAAGCCACGCCCGCGCAGGTGGCCGAAATGCTCAAAGAGGCCAAAAGCGTCATCATCACCCCGGGCTACGGCATGGCCGTGGCGCAGGCGCAGTATCCCGTGGCCGAAATCACCGAGCTTCTGCGTAAAAACGGCACCGAAGTGCGCTTCGGCATCCACCCCGTCGCCGGCCGCCTGCCCGGCCACATGAACGTGCTCTTGGCCGAGGCGAAAGTGCCCTACGACATCGTGCTGGAAATGGACGAAATCAACGGCGATTTCCCCGAAACCGATGTGGTGCTGGTCATCGGCGCAAATGACACCGTCAACCCCGCCGCGCAAACCGACCCCAACAGTCCGATTGCCGGCATGCCCGTGCTGGAAGTGTGGAAAGCCAAAGAAGTCGTCATCTTCAAACGCTCGATGAACACCGGCTACGCAGGCGTGCAGAACCCGCTGTTTTTCAATGAAAACAGCGTAATGTGCTTCGGCGACGCGAAGAAAACGGTGGACGAGATTCTGGCCGACCTCAAAAAATAAGGCCGTCTGAAAACAGGCGGGACGCATTGCGCCGTCCCGTCTTTTCCCGTTTTGCCGCAATCCGTTTCCAAACCGCCATGCCCACCCTCCTCATCGTCCGCCCGCCCGAACAGGCCGCCGCCGACCTGCGCATCTGTGCCGAAGCCGGCTGGCGCGGCGTGGCCGCCGCCCCGTTTGCCGTCGAGGCCGACCCCGCCGCGCTGGCCGCGCTGCCGCCGCGTTTTCAGACGGCCGACGCCGTGTTTTGGGTCAGCCCCTCCGCCGTGGCCGTGGCCGCGCCGCATCTGGATTTTTCAGACGGCCGCAAAGCGCAGATTACCGTGGGGCAGGGCAGCCGGCAGGCTTTGCAGACATATTGCCCGCACCCCGTTTTGTCGCCCGACACCGGCAGCGACAGCGAAGCCGTGCTGCGCATGGCGGTGTGGGACAGCCTGCCGCGCGGGGCAAACGTCCTGATCGTGCGCGGGAAAGGCGGGCGCGGCTTTCTGGCCGACAACCTGCGCCGGCGCGGCTTTGCCGTCGGGTTTGCCGAAGTGTATTTCAGACGGCCGCAAAGCATAAACTGGCAGGCCGTGGCCGAAGCCGAACCCGACGCGGCATGGGTGGCCTCCGCCGAAGCGGTGCGCGGCCTCTTTACACAGGCCGGGCCGGCGTTTACGCAAATCCTGCAATCCTTGCTATACTTCACCAACCATCAGCGCGTGGCCGATGCCTTATATGCGGCGGGCGCGAAACGGGCGGCCGTGGTCGGAAGACTGGCCGCCGACACTTTAAAACGTTACACGGAGCAAAGCCGATGAGCGGACAAGAAACCGACAAAGCCGTAGAAAACGGCAACGAAGCCAGCGAAAACCCAACCCCCACCGTTTCAGACGGCCGAAACGCAAACAGGCCATCTGAAAACGCGTCCGCACCGCAGCAGGAAAACACGAAACCCGCCGCGCAGGAAGAACGCGAAACCGCCCAAACCCAAGCACCCGCACCCGTCATCATCCAGCAGTCCGGCGGCAAAGGCTTGGCCGCCGGCGCGCTGGTGCTCGCGCTCCTCGCTTTGGGTACGGGCGGATTCCTGTTCGTGCAGGGGCAGAACGTGTTGAAAACGCAGGAAATGGCCTTCAACCAGAAAATCGATCAGGCCGCCGTGGGCGAGAGCGAAAACGCCAAAATCCTGCAAGAAACCGGCCGCCGCCAAAACGAGCTGGCCGCCGCCCTGATGCAGCTTTCCGAAGGCCAGCGGGCGAATAAGGAACAAATCGACAACGCCGCCGCCGCCTACCGCGAACTGCTGCGCAGCCGCGCCGACTGGCTGGTGGACGAAACCGAAGCCACGCTCAACATGGCCTCGCAGCAGCTCCTGCTGTCGGGCAACGTCCCCGTGGCCGTTACCGTATTGGAAAACATCGAAGGCCGTCTGAACCGCTTCGAGCAGGCAGACCTGCTGCCCATCAAACAGGCGGTGAGCAGCGATTTGGCCGCCCTGAAAAACCGCCCCTATCTCGACGTTACCGGCACCGCCCTGCGGCTGGACCGGCTGGAAACCGCCGTCTCCGGCATGCCGCTGGTGCTGGAAAGCACCTTGCAGCCGGGCGCGGAAGAAGCCGCCCCGCAGGACGACCCGAACGCCTCGTGGTGGCAGCGCACATGGAGCAAAACCCTGCACGGGCTGGGCGCGCTGGTGGAGGTGCGCAAACTCGATAACAGCGACGCCATGCTGCTTGCCCCCGAGCAGGCGTATTTCGTACGCGAAAACCTGCGCCTGCGCCTGATCGACGCCCGCACCGCCCTGATGCAGCACAACGGCGAAGTGTACCTGAGCGACCTCAACGCCGCCGAAACCGCCGTGCGCCGCTATTTCGACACCAACTCGCCCGCCACGCAGGCATGGCTCAAAGAGTTGGCCGAACTCAAATCGCTGGACATGCGCCTGGTTTCCAACGACGCGCTCAAAGCCAGCCTCGCCGCCGTGCGCCAGTATCAGGACACCGTGCGCGGTACGCAGGCCGTGCCGTTGCCCGAGGCCAAGCCCGCCGCCCCGGCCGAAAACGCGGCTTCCGCCTCCGCGCCCGCACCAGCCTCCGCGCCCGCAGTAAGGCCGTCTGAAAACGAAGCCTCCGCCCCCGCCGCGCAAACCGCGCCCGCCGCTGGGCAGGCCGCCTCCGCCCCCGCCAAAACACCCGAGCCGGAAAAAGCCAAAGCGGATGAAGCCAAAGCCAAACCCG
The window above is part of the Neisseria bacilliformis genome. Proteins encoded here:
- the pntB gene encoding Re/Si-specific NAD(P)(+) transhydrogenase subunit beta, producing the protein MSQGFVTAAYIVAAILFIFSLAGLSKQETAKQGCYAGIAGMAVALFVTVFAEQTQAVGWIIIAMLAGGAIGIYKAKKVEMTEMPELIALLHSFVGLAAVLVGYNSYIEPGSVPHDMETIHLVEVFLGIFIGAVTFTGSLVAFGKLNGKISSAPLQLPHKHKWNLAALLVSFVLLLVFVSAGGSGFALLLMTAIAFAFGWHLVASIGGADMPVVVSMLNSYSGWAAAAAGFMLSNDLLIVTGALVGSSGAILSYIMCKAMNRSFVSVIAGGFGTDGAAAAAGSEEVGEYREATPAQVAEMLKEAKSVIITPGYGMAVAQAQYPVAEITELLRKNGTEVRFGIHPVAGRLPGHMNVLLAEAKVPYDIVLEMDEINGDFPETDVVLVIGANDTVNPAAQTDPNSPIAGMPVLEVWKAKEVVIFKRSMNTGYAGVQNPLFFNENSVMCFGDAKKTVDEILADLKK
- a CDS encoding uroporphyrinogen-III synthase; amino-acid sequence: MRRPVFSRFAAIRFQTAMPTLLIVRPPEQAAADLRICAEAGWRGVAAAPFAVEADPAALAALPPRFQTADAVFWVSPSAVAVAAPHLDFSDGRKAQITVGQGSRQALQTYCPHPVLSPDTGSDSEAVLRMAVWDSLPRGANVLIVRGKGGRGFLADNLRRRGFAVGFAEVYFRRPQSINWQAVAEAEPDAAWVASAEAVRGLFTQAGPAFTQILQSLLYFTNHQRVADALYAAGAKRAAVVGRLAADTLKRYTEQSR
- a CDS encoding uroporphyrinogen-III C-methyltransferase, whose translation is MSGQETDKAVENGNEASENPTPTVSDGRNANRPSENASAPQQENTKPAAQEERETAQTQAPAPVIIQQSGGKGLAAGALVLALLALGTGGFLFVQGQNVLKTQEMAFNQKIDQAAVGESENAKILQETGRRQNELAAALMQLSEGQRANKEQIDNAAAAYRELLRSRADWLVDETEATLNMASQQLLLSGNVPVAVTVLENIEGRLNRFEQADLLPIKQAVSSDLAALKNRPYLDVTGTALRLDRLETAVSGMPLVLESTLQPGAEEAAPQDDPNASWWQRTWSKTLHGLGALVEVRKLDNSDAMLLAPEQAYFVRENLRLRLIDARTALMQHNGEVYLSDLNAAETAVRRYFDTNSPATQAWLKELAELKSLDMRLVSNDALKASLAAVRQYQDTVRGTQAVPLPEAKPAAPAENAASASAPAPASAPAVRPSENEASAPAAQTAPAAGQAASAPAKTPEPEKAKADEAKAKPAENAKPAEHKASEPAKAKGGAA